In the Ursus arctos isolate Adak ecotype North America unplaced genomic scaffold, UrsArc2.0 scaffold_19, whole genome shotgun sequence genome, one interval contains:
- the LOC123000784 gene encoding thymosin beta-4-like, producing the protein MSDKHNIAKTEKFNKSKLKKTEMQDKNPLPSKETTEWEK; encoded by the coding sequence ATGTCGGATAAACACAATATAGCTAAGACTGAGAAATTCAATAAATCAaaactgaagaagacagaaatgcaAGACAAAAATCCACTGCCTTCAAAAGAAACAACTGAATGGGAGAAGTAA